A genomic window from Phycisphaerae bacterium includes:
- a CDS encoding ABC transporter ATP-binding protein: MSDSVIHARELTRRFGSLTAVDRVSFDVPAGGIFGLLGPNGSGKSTIIRMLCGVLRPSGGTGAVLGIDIVRDAELVKRRIGYMSQKFSLYGDLTVEENLDFYGRIYRLDPGRHAERKAGVVAMTGIAPYRNRLAAHLSGGWKQRLALACAMIHDPEVLFLDEPTAGIDPVARRELWDLLFELSGRGVTMLVTTHYMDEAERCTHVGYIHQSRMIALGRPTDLKTMPAVTPSGTRRFEVRCANPAISLARSRQVPQVRDATMFGDTLHVLLDDSLDPAAFIQLIAGDDPAAAFRPVDPSLEDVFVLMSRDRDRQMD; encoded by the coding sequence ATTTGACGTGCCTGCCGGCGGGATCTTTGGGCTTCTGGGGCCTAACGGTTCCGGCAAATCGACGATCATCAGAATGTTGTGTGGGGTATTGCGGCCCAGCGGGGGCACGGGTGCCGTGCTCGGAATCGACATCGTCCGTGATGCCGAGCTCGTAAAGAGACGGATCGGCTATATGTCGCAGAAGTTCAGCCTGTATGGCGATCTGACGGTCGAAGAGAACCTCGACTTTTATGGGCGAATCTATCGGCTGGATCCAGGTCGCCATGCTGAGCGAAAAGCGGGTGTCGTCGCAATGACAGGCATCGCGCCCTACCGAAATCGGCTTGCGGCGCACTTGTCCGGTGGTTGGAAGCAGCGACTGGCGTTGGCTTGTGCGATGATTCACGATCCCGAAGTATTGTTCCTTGACGAGCCGACGGCCGGCATCGATCCCGTCGCGCGCCGTGAACTGTGGGACCTGCTTTTCGAGCTATCCGGTCGTGGCGTCACCATGCTCGTTACGACGCATTACATGGACGAGGCCGAACGCTGCACACACGTCGGGTATATCCACCAATCGCGCATGATCGCGCTGGGTCGGCCGACGGATCTCAAGACCATGCCGGCCGTTACGCCATCGGGAACCCGCCGCTTCGAAGTACGCTGTGCAAATCCGGCTATCAGCCTTGCCCGCTCGCGGCAGGTGCCGCAGGTGCGCGATGCCACGATGTTCGGTGACACGCTGCATGTGCTTCTGGATGATTCACTCGATCCGGCGGCATTCATTCAACTGATCGCCGGCGATGATCCCGCTGCCGCATTTCGGCCGGTGGATCCTTCGCTCGAGGATGTGTTCGTTCTGATGAGTCGTGACCGGGACCGTCAAATGGATTAA